In one window of Psychrobacter sp. P2G3 DNA:
- the infB gene encoding translation initiation factor IF-2, with protein MADKTVKELAEMVGKTASAVQQQLQDAGLPARGEDDSVTELEQEKLVTYLKQSHGQQEKRRISLKSKTTSTARVTGSSGKSKSVNVEVRKKKVFDKPDPEKIAEELAAREQAMIESQARAAKEAEERSATKKKSEERQAATLAAMRASLGSSKSSSGKNEEISTSSVVVKKGGKTTVEVKPKEKEKEKKKIAATKPKVETAAERKVREVREKEEERLRQIETETRRVQAEEAQKRTLEQMRKMAGKYTDQPAAEVRKDEPLAEGLVGDALEESFEKERREIKRGASSTGARGRRRKNQDEREFKNRKNGLRSTQAAQHKFEKPLDKIIYDVEISEQISVADLAQRMAVKAREVTKLLMKMGEMARETDTIDQATASLIVEEMGHNPVPVSDTKVEDDLHHAVDERSSNVQTRPPVVTIMGHVDHGKTSLLDKIRETKVATGEAGGITQHIGAYHVKTERGVITFLDTPGHAAFSAMRSRGAQATDIVVLVVAADDGMMPQTEEAIDHARAAGTPLIVAINKMDKPGADPDRVLNELTAKEVVSEEWGGDTPMARISAKTGEGIDELLEYISLQAELMELEAPLDGAAQGVVIESRLDKGRGPVVSVLVKKGMLKQGDLVLAGEYYGKVRAMTDEHGQRVQSAGPSIPVEILGLPETPAAGSEFLVVTDEKKAREVADFRTNRERERQLERQNAMRLESMFDQMEQGDVSFLNIVLKTDVRGSLEALLSALNELSTDEVKVRVISSGVGPISESDVTLAESSEAVLLGFNVRADATARRKADAANMDIRYYSVIYGLIDDVKAAMSGLLAPEHREKILGIADVREVFRSSKFGAAAGCMVVEGTIYRNKPIRVLRDDKVIFTGQLQSLRRYKEDVNEVRTGMECGLAVRGYDVEAGDKIEVFEIQQFERTI; from the coding sequence ATGGCAGATAAGACCGTCAAAGAACTGGCAGAAATGGTAGGCAAAACCGCTAGTGCTGTACAACAGCAACTACAGGATGCTGGGCTACCTGCTCGCGGGGAGGATGACTCAGTCACCGAACTTGAGCAAGAGAAGTTGGTGACGTATTTAAAACAAAGTCATGGTCAGCAAGAGAAGCGCCGTATTAGCCTTAAATCTAAGACGACCAGTACCGCGCGTGTGACTGGCTCTTCAGGTAAATCCAAGAGCGTCAATGTTGAAGTACGTAAAAAGAAAGTATTTGATAAGCCGGATCCGGAAAAGATAGCGGAAGAATTAGCTGCGCGTGAACAAGCGATGATTGAATCGCAAGCGCGTGCTGCTAAAGAAGCTGAAGAACGTTCTGCAACTAAGAAAAAGTCAGAAGAGCGTCAAGCAGCAACCTTAGCTGCTATGCGTGCAAGTCTTGGCTCAAGCAAAAGCTCAAGTGGTAAAAACGAAGAGATTTCTACCTCTTCAGTCGTAGTTAAGAAAGGCGGCAAAACTACCGTTGAAGTTAAGCCTAAAGAAAAAGAGAAAGAAAAGAAAAAAATTGCTGCTACTAAGCCAAAAGTTGAAACCGCAGCTGAGCGCAAGGTTCGTGAAGTACGTGAGAAAGAAGAAGAACGTCTACGTCAAATTGAGACTGAAACTCGTCGCGTACAAGCTGAAGAGGCTCAAAAACGTACACTTGAGCAAATGCGCAAAATGGCTGGTAAATACACGGATCAGCCTGCTGCCGAAGTTCGTAAGGACGAGCCATTGGCTGAAGGTTTGGTAGGCGATGCATTAGAAGAGTCGTTTGAAAAAGAGCGTCGTGAAATCAAGCGTGGTGCAAGCAGCACTGGCGCTCGTGGCCGTCGTCGCAAAAACCAAGATGAACGTGAGTTTAAGAACCGTAAGAACGGTTTGAGATCAACGCAAGCTGCACAACATAAATTCGAGAAACCTCTCGACAAAATTATTTACGATGTTGAGATTAGTGAGCAGATTTCTGTAGCAGATCTCGCCCAGCGTATGGCTGTTAAAGCTCGTGAAGTTACTAAATTGCTGATGAAAATGGGCGAAATGGCTCGTGAAACAGATACTATTGATCAAGCGACCGCTAGTTTAATTGTTGAGGAAATGGGTCACAACCCAGTACCAGTCAGTGATACCAAAGTTGAAGACGATCTTCATCATGCGGTTGATGAGCGCAGCAGTAACGTACAAACGCGTCCACCAGTCGTTACTATTATGGGTCACGTTGATCATGGTAAAACTTCATTACTTGATAAGATTCGTGAAACGAAAGTTGCAACGGGCGAGGCAGGTGGTATCACCCAGCATATCGGTGCTTATCATGTAAAAACTGAGCGCGGTGTTATTACTTTCCTTGATACTCCAGGTCACGCAGCCTTTAGTGCGATGCGTTCACGTGGTGCTCAAGCGACTGATATCGTAGTATTGGTTGTCGCAGCCGATGATGGCATGATGCCACAAACTGAAGAGGCGATTGATCATGCTCGTGCAGCGGGTACTCCTCTAATCGTTGCTATTAATAAAATGGATAAGCCAGGCGCTGATCCTGATCGTGTATTAAACGAATTAACTGCAAAAGAAGTAGTCTCAGAAGAGTGGGGCGGCGATACGCCAATGGCGCGTATCTCAGCTAAAACTGGTGAAGGCATTGACGAGCTTTTAGAATATATCAGTTTACAAGCTGAATTAATGGAGTTAGAAGCCCCATTAGACGGTGCTGCACAAGGTGTGGTAATTGAGTCAAGACTTGATAAAGGTCGTGGCCCTGTTGTAAGTGTCCTAGTTAAGAAAGGTATGCTTAAACAAGGTGACTTAGTTCTAGCTGGTGAGTACTATGGTAAAGTTCGTGCAATGACTGATGAGCATGGTCAACGCGTTCAGTCAGCTGGTCCTTCTATTCCTGTTGAAATCTTGGGATTACCTGAGACACCAGCAGCTGGTAGCGAATTCCTAGTCGTGACAGATGAGAAAAAAGCACGTGAAGTTGCTGATTTTAGAACCAATCGTGAGCGTGAGCGTCAACTGGAACGTCAGAATGCCATGCGCTTAGAAAGCATGTTCGATCAGATGGAACAAGGCGATGTGTCATTCTTGAATATCGTATTAAAAACAGATGTTCGTGGTTCGCTTGAAGCGTTACTTTCTGCACTGAATGAATTATCAACTGACGAAGTTAAAGTCAGAGTGATTAGTTCAGGTGTTGGTCCAATTTCTGAGTCTGATGTTACTCTTGCAGAGTCTAGTGAAGCCGTACTATTAGGTTTCAACGTCCGTGCTGATGCAACCGCACGCCGTAAAGCAGACGCTGCCAACATGGATATTCGTTATTACAGTGTCATCTATGGTTTGATTGATGATGTAAAAGCGGCGATGAGTGGTCTACTTGCTCCTGAACATCGTGAGAAAATCCTTGGTATCGCTGACGTTCGTGAAGTGTTCCGCTCTAGTAAGTTTGGTGCAGCTGCCGGTTGTATGGTCGTTGAAGGGACTATCTATCGTAATAAGCCTATCCGCGTATTACGTGATGATAAGGTTATCTTTACTGGACAATTGCAATCATTACGTCGTTATAAAGAAGACGTTAATGAAGTGCGTACCGGAATGGAATGTGGTCTAGCGGTTCGCGGCTATGATGTTGAAGCTGGCGATAAGATCGAAGTTTTCGAAATCCAACAGTTTGAACGTACGATTTAA